One stretch of Enterobacter sp. RHBSTW-00994 DNA includes these proteins:
- the topA gene encoding type I DNA topoisomerase: protein MGKALVIVESPAKAKTINKYLGSDYVVKSSVGHIRDLPTSGSASKKSADSTSTKGAKKPKKDERSALVNRMGVNPWHNWDAQYEVLPGKEKVVNELKQLAEKADHIYLATDLDREGEAIAWHLREVIGGDEKRYSRVVFNEITKNAIRQAFEKPGELNIDRVNAQQARRFMDRVVGYMVSPLLWKKIARGLSAGRVQSVAVRLVVEREREIKAFVPEEFWEIDANVTTPGGDALPLQVSHQNDKPFRPENRDQTMAAVALLEKARYQVLDREDKPTSSKPGAPFITSTLQQAASTRLGYGVKKTMMMAQRLYEAGYITYMRTDSTNLSQDAVNMVRDYIGDNFGKKYLPENANQYASKENSQEAHEAIRPSDVAVLAESLKDMEADAQKLYQLIWRQFVACQMTPAKYDSTTLTVGAGDFRLKARGRILRFDGWTKVMPALRKGDEDRTLPAVNKGDQLSLVELLPAQHFTKPPARFSEASLVKELEKRGIGRPSTYASIISTIQDRGYVRVESRRFYAEKMGEIVTDRLEANFRELMNYDFTAQMEDSLDQVASHQAEWKKVLDSFFSDFTSQLDKAEKDPEEGGMLPNQMVLTSIDCPTCGRKMGIRTATTGVFLGCSGYALSPKERCKTTINLVPENEVLNILEGDDAETNALRAKRRCQKCGTAMDSYLIDPKRKLHVCGNNPTCDGYEIEEGEFRIKGYDGPIVECEKCGSEMHLRMGRFGKYMACTNDECKNTRKILRNGEVAPPKEDPVPLPELPCEKSDAYFVLRDGAAGVFLAANTFPKSRETRAPLVEELYRFRDRMPEKLRYLADAPQQDPEGNKTVVRFSRKTKQQYVAAEKEGKATGWSAFFVDGKWVEGKK from the coding sequence ATGGGTAAAGCTCTCGTCATCGTTGAGTCCCCGGCAAAAGCCAAAACGATCAATAAGTATCTGGGTAGTGACTACGTGGTTAAATCCAGTGTTGGTCATATCCGCGATTTGCCGACCAGTGGCTCAGCCAGCAAAAAGAGCGCAGACTCTACCTCCACCAAAGGGGCTAAAAAGCCTAAAAAGGATGAACGTAGCGCGCTTGTCAACCGCATGGGTGTTAACCCATGGCACAACTGGGACGCACAGTACGAAGTGCTGCCCGGCAAAGAGAAAGTCGTTAACGAGCTGAAGCAGCTTGCTGAGAAAGCAGACCACATCTATCTCGCAACCGACCTTGACCGCGAAGGGGAGGCCATTGCATGGCACCTGCGGGAAGTGATCGGCGGCGATGAGAAACGCTACAGCCGTGTTGTCTTCAACGAAATTACCAAGAATGCCATTCGCCAGGCGTTTGAAAAGCCTGGCGAACTGAATATCGACCGTGTAAATGCACAGCAGGCACGCCGCTTTATGGACCGTGTCGTTGGCTATATGGTCTCTCCGCTCCTGTGGAAAAAAATTGCACGTGGTCTCTCTGCGGGACGTGTCCAGTCCGTCGCGGTGCGTCTTGTTGTTGAACGCGAACGCGAGATCAAAGCGTTTGTGCCGGAAGAGTTTTGGGAAATTGATGCCAATGTCACCACGCCTGGTGGTGATGCTCTGCCGTTACAGGTCAGTCATCAGAACGATAAACCATTCCGACCTGAAAATCGCGACCAGACAATGGCCGCTGTGGCGCTGCTGGAAAAAGCACGTTATCAGGTACTGGATCGTGAAGATAAGCCGACCAGCAGCAAACCGGGTGCACCGTTTATCACGTCAACATTGCAGCAGGCGGCGAGTACGCGTCTGGGCTATGGCGTGAAGAAAACCATGATGATGGCACAGCGCTTATATGAAGCGGGTTACATCACTTACATGCGTACCGACTCAACAAACCTGAGTCAGGACGCTGTCAACATGGTACGCGATTACATTGGCGACAATTTTGGTAAAAAGTACTTGCCTGAAAACGCCAACCAGTACGCCAGCAAAGAGAACTCTCAGGAAGCGCATGAAGCGATTCGTCCTTCTGATGTTGCGGTGTTAGCTGAATCGCTCAAAGACATGGAAGCCGATGCACAGAAGCTGTATCAGTTGATTTGGCGTCAGTTTGTGGCGTGTCAGATGACACCGGCGAAATATGATTCCACCACGCTGACCGTTGGGGCAGGTGATTTCCGTCTGAAAGCGCGTGGTCGTATTCTGCGCTTTGATGGCTGGACGAAAGTTATGCCTGCACTGCGTAAAGGCGATGAAGACCGAACTTTACCAGCGGTAAATAAAGGCGATCAGCTGTCGCTGGTTGAACTGCTTCCAGCGCAGCATTTCACCAAACCGCCTGCACGTTTTAGTGAAGCGTCGTTGGTCAAAGAACTGGAAAAGCGTGGGATTGGTCGTCCGTCAACCTATGCATCCATCATCTCAACTATTCAGGATCGTGGATACGTCCGTGTCGAAAGCCGTCGTTTCTATGCTGAGAAAATGGGTGAGATTGTTACCGACCGTCTGGAAGCAAACTTCCGCGAGTTGATGAACTACGATTTCACCGCGCAAATGGAAGACAGCCTGGACCAGGTTGCCAGCCACCAGGCGGAATGGAAAAAGGTACTCGACAGTTTCTTTAGCGACTTTACCAGCCAACTGGATAAAGCTGAGAAAGATCCTGAAGAGGGCGGTATGCTGCCAAACCAGATGGTGTTGACCAGCATTGATTGCCCGACCTGTGGCCGCAAGATGGGGATCCGTACTGCAACTACAGGTGTTTTCCTGGGGTGTTCTGGCTATGCGCTCTCGCCTAAAGAGCGTTGCAAAACCACCATCAACCTTGTGCCTGAGAACGAAGTTCTCAATATCCTGGAAGGTGATGACGCTGAAACCAACGCCCTGCGCGCTAAGCGTCGTTGCCAGAAATGTGGTACGGCGATGGACAGTTACCTGATCGATCCAAAACGTAAATTGCACGTCTGTGGTAATAACCCGACCTGTGATGGTTATGAGATTGAAGAAGGTGAGTTCCGCATTAAAGGCTATGATGGCCCGATTGTTGAGTGCGAAAAGTGTGGCTCTGAAATGCACCTGAGAATGGGGCGTTTCGGAAAGTACATGGCATGCACCAACGACGAGTGTAAGAATACGCGTAAAATCCTGCGTAACGGTGAAGTTGCGCCGCCGAAGGAAGATCCGGTTCCGCTGCCTGAGTTGCCGTGTGAAAAATCAGATGCGTATTTTGTCCTGCGTGATGGTGCAGCCGGCGTTTTCCTGGCAGCGAACACCTTCCCGAAATCGCGCGAAACGCGTGCACCTTTGGTTGAAGAGCTGTATCGGTTCCGCGATCGTATGCCAGAGAAACTGCGTTATCTGGCTGATGCACCTCAGCAAGACCCCGAAGGCAACAAGACTGTCGTACGCTTTAGCCGTAAAACAAAGCAGCAATATGTTGCAGCGGAGAAAGAGGGCAAAGCAACAGGCTGGTCAGCATTCTTCGTCGACGGTAAATGGGTTGAAGGCAAGAAATAA
- the rluB gene encoding 23S rRNA pseudouridine(2605) synthase RluB — MSEKLQKVLARAGHGSRREIEAIIEAGRVSVDGKIATLGDRVEILPGLKIRIDGHLISVKESAEQICRVLAYYKPEGELCTRNDPEGRPTVFDRLPKLRGARWIAVGRLDVNTCGLLLFTTDGELANRLMHPSREVEREYAVRVFGQVDENKLRDLSRGVQLEDGPAAFKTIKFTGGEGINQWYNVTLTEGRNREVRRLWEAVGVQVSRLIRVRYGDILLPKGLPRGGYTELDLEQTNYLRELVELTPETASKVAVEKDRRRMKANQIRRAVKRHSQVSTNRRSGSRNNNG; from the coding sequence ATGAGCGAGAAATTACAGAAAGTGCTGGCGCGCGCCGGCCACGGTTCACGCCGTGAAATTGAAGCAATTATTGAAGCCGGTCGCGTGAGTGTGGACGGTAAAATCGCCACGCTGGGCGATCGCGTTGAAATCTTGCCTGGACTGAAAATCCGTATTGATGGACATCTCATCTCGGTTAAAGAATCCGCTGAGCAGATCTGCCGCGTATTGGCGTATTACAAGCCTGAAGGTGAACTCTGTACCCGTAATGATCCCGAAGGTCGCCCGACAGTGTTTGACCGTTTGCCGAAACTACGTGGTGCTCGCTGGATTGCCGTGGGCCGTCTGGATGTAAATACTTGTGGGCTGCTGCTGTTTACCACCGATGGCGAACTGGCAAACCGTTTGATGCACCCAAGCCGTGAAGTTGAACGTGAATATGCTGTGCGTGTCTTCGGCCAGGTCGATGAAAACAAACTGCGTGACCTGTCACGTGGTGTCCAGCTTGAAGATGGTCCTGCAGCGTTTAAAACGATCAAATTTACCGGCGGTGAAGGCATTAACCAGTGGTACAACGTCACGCTGACCGAAGGACGCAACCGCGAAGTACGTCGTTTGTGGGAAGCCGTGGGCGTGCAGGTGAGCCGACTGATCCGCGTTCGTTATGGCGATATCCTCTTACCGAAAGGTTTGCCGCGAGGCGGTTATACCGAGCTGGATTTAGAGCAGACCAACTACCTGCGTGAACTGGTTGAACTGACGCCGGAAACCGCCTCTAAAGTGGCGGTTGAGAAAGACCGCCGTCGCATGAAGGCGAATCAAATCCGCCGCGCAGTGAAACGCCATAGCCAGGTGAGCACTAATCGTCGCTCGGGCAGCCGTAATAACAACGGTTAA
- a CDS encoding YciN family protein, whose protein sequence is MQKTTQPIDRASLLIEANKLIRSHEDTLAGIEATGVEQRNGVLIFSGEYYLDEQGLPTPKSTAVFNMFKYLAHTLSEKYHLVD, encoded by the coding sequence ATGCAGAAAACAACCCAACCTATTGACCGAGCTTCTCTGCTCATTGAAGCGAACAAGTTGATTCGCAGCCATGAAGATACCCTGGCGGGAATCGAAGCGACTGGCGTTGAGCAACGCAACGGTGTGCTGATTTTCAGCGGCGAATACTATCTTGACGAACAAGGATTACCCACCCCGAAAAGCACCGCGGTGTTTAACATGTTTAAATACCTGGCGCATACGCTTTCAGAGAAGTATCACCTGGTCGATTAA
- the cobO gene encoding cob(I)yrinic acid a,c-diamide adenosyltransferase encodes MSEERHQQRQQRLKEQVDARVAAATDERGIIIVFTGNGKGKTTAAFGTATRAVGHGQKVGVIQFIKGEWPNGERNLLEPHGVEFQVMATGFTWDTQNRETDTAACLAVWEHAKRMLADPALNMVLLDEITYMVAYDYLPLNDVLEALQRRPVHQTVIVTGRGCHRDILEIADTVSELRPVKHAFDAGIKAQIGIDY; translated from the coding sequence ATGAGTGAAGAACGTCATCAGCAACGCCAGCAACGTCTGAAGGAACAGGTCGACGCCCGCGTCGCTGCAGCCACGGATGAGCGTGGGATCATCATTGTTTTTACCGGCAATGGTAAAGGGAAAACAACAGCGGCATTTGGTACAGCCACGCGAGCCGTGGGTCACGGTCAGAAAGTGGGTGTCATCCAGTTCATCAAAGGTGAATGGCCAAACGGTGAGCGAAACCTGCTGGAACCGCACGGCGTGGAATTTCAGGTGATGGCGACAGGCTTCACCTGGGACACGCAAAACCGTGAAACCGACACCGCGGCCTGTCTTGCGGTCTGGGAACACGCGAAACGAATGCTGGCTGATCCGGCCTTAAACATGGTCCTGCTGGATGAGATTACCTATATGGTGGCCTATGACTACCTGCCGCTAAATGACGTACTGGAGGCATTGCAGCGTCGTCCGGTTCATCAGACGGTAATTGTGACAGGACGGGGCTGCCATCGGGACATTCTGGAGATTGCGGATACCGTAAGCGAATTGCGTCCGGTTAAGCACGCGTTTGATGCAGGTATCAAAGCGCAAATTGGTATTGATTACTAA
- a CDS encoding metalloregulator ArsR/SmtB family transcription factor, with protein MQPVQLFKLLADETRTTIILLLREAGELCVCELCAITGQSQPKISRHIALLRDSGLVLDRREGKWIYYRLSPHMPAWAASVIDSAWSSHRNEVRASLKNVSAETCC; from the coding sequence ATGCAGCCTGTTCAACTTTTTAAACTCCTTGCGGATGAAACGCGCACGACAATTATTCTGCTTTTACGGGAAGCTGGCGAGCTCTGCGTGTGCGAACTCTGTGCGATTACCGGTCAATCTCAGCCGAAAATCTCCCGGCACATTGCTTTACTGCGTGACTCTGGGCTGGTTCTGGACCGTCGCGAAGGAAAATGGATCTATTACCGGCTTTCTCCGCATATGCCCGCGTGGGCAGCATCTGTCATCGACAGTGCATGGAGCAGTCATCGGAATGAAGTACGCGCATCGTTAAAGAACGTCAGTGCCGAAACCTGCTGCTGA
- the rnm gene encoding RNase AM yields the protein MGTALSEITYAVIYDLHSHTQASDGLLTPEALVHRAVEMRVGTLAITDHDTTDAIPAARAEIARSGLPLNLVSGVEISTVWENHEIHIVGLNIDTEHPAMRAFLQQQKERRNLRAELIGERLEKAHIPGAWEGALQLANGGAVTRGHFARFLVAAGKANNMADVFKKYLARGKTGYVPPQWCTIEQAIDVIHHSGGKAVLAHPGRYNLSAKWLKRLLAHFAECGGEAMEVAQCQQAPNERAQLAAYARQFGLLASQGSDFHQPCAWIELGRKLWLPAGVEPVWQLWEQPQQLEEREV from the coding sequence ATGGGAACCGCTTTGAGCGAAATAACTTACGCCGTGATTTATGATTTACACAGCCATACACAGGCCTCAGATGGCCTGTTAACGCCTGAAGCACTGGTTCATCGAGCCGTTGAGATGCGTGTCGGCACGCTTGCCATCACCGATCATGATACAACGGATGCTATTCCGGCGGCTCGGGCTGAGATTGCCCGCAGTGGATTGCCGTTAAATCTGGTGTCTGGCGTAGAAATCTCCACCGTCTGGGAGAACCATGAAATTCATATTGTCGGTCTGAACATTGATACAGAACACCCTGCAATGCGCGCTTTTTTACAACAGCAAAAAGAACGTCGTAATTTACGAGCTGAACTGATTGGGGAGCGGCTGGAAAAAGCCCATATTCCTGGTGCATGGGAAGGGGCGCTGCAATTGGCCAATGGTGGGGCCGTAACGCGTGGACACTTCGCCCGTTTTCTGGTGGCTGCGGGTAAAGCGAATAATATGGCGGACGTCTTTAAAAAGTATCTGGCGCGGGGGAAAACCGGATACGTTCCTCCACAGTGGTGTACAATAGAACAAGCTATTGATGTGATTCATCATTCTGGTGGTAAGGCGGTGCTGGCCCATCCGGGACGGTATAATCTTTCTGCTAAATGGCTGAAAAGGCTGCTGGCGCACTTTGCCGAATGCGGTGGTGAGGCAATGGAAGTTGCCCAATGCCAGCAAGCCCCCAATGAGCGAGCACAGCTTGCGGCATACGCCCGTCAGTTTGGTCTTCTTGCTTCACAAGGGTCGGATTTTCATCAACCTTGTGCGTGGATAGAACTGGGGCGCAAGCTCTGGCTTCCTGCAGGTGTTGAGCCTGTCTGGCAGCTCTGGGAACAGCCACAGCAACTTGAAGAGAGGGAAGTATGA
- a CDS encoding L-threonylcarbamoyladenylate synthase, whose translation MSQFFYIHPDNPQPRLINQAVEIVRKGGVIVYPTDSGYALGCKIEDKGAMERICRIRQLPDGHNFTLMCRDLSELSTYAYVDNVAFRLIKNNTPGNYTFILKGTKEVPRRLLQEKRKTIGMRVPSNPIAQALLETLGEPMLSTSLMLPGSEFTESDPEEIKDRLEKLVDLIIHGGYLGQQPTTVVDLTEDAPEVIREGVGDVKPFL comes from the coding sequence ATGAGTCAGTTTTTCTATATTCATCCGGATAACCCGCAACCGCGTTTGATTAATCAGGCCGTTGAGATTGTCCGTAAAGGTGGCGTTATCGTCTACCCGACCGATTCTGGTTATGCGCTGGGCTGCAAAATCGAAGATAAAGGCGCAATGGAGCGTATCTGCCGCATTCGACAACTGCCGGATGGGCATAACTTTACGCTGATGTGTCGCGATCTTTCGGAGCTCTCCACATATGCCTATGTTGATAACGTGGCGTTTCGCTTGATCAAAAACAACACGCCTGGCAATTACACTTTCATCCTGAAAGGGACGAAAGAAGTGCCGCGCCGTCTGTTACAGGAAAAGCGCAAAACGATTGGTATGCGTGTGCCATCAAACCCGATTGCCCAGGCACTGCTCGAAACACTTGGCGAACCGATGCTCTCGACCTCGCTGATGCTGCCGGGCAGTGAGTTTACTGAGTCCGATCCTGAGGAAATTAAAGATCGTCTGGAGAAGCTGGTGGATTTGATTATTCACGGGGGGTATCTCGGTCAGCAACCAACAACCGTGGTCGATCTGACAGAAGATGCGCCTGAAGTCATTCGTGAGGGCGTGGGCGATGTTAAACCCTTCCTGTAA
- the sohB gene encoding protease SohB — protein sequence MELLSEYGLFLAKIATIVIAIAVIAVLVANLTQRKRQRGELRITRLSEQYKEMQEEMSLALLDSHQQKIWLKAQKKKLKQDAKAAKAKAKLHTTQDDVKPRVYVLDFKGSMDAHEVTSLREEVTAVLAVVKPEDQVVLRLESPGGVVHGYGLAASQLQRLREKQVPLTVAVDKVAASGGYMMACVADKIVAAPFSIIGSIGVVAQIPNFNRFLKNKEIDIELHTAGQYKRTLTLLGENTDEGRQKFREDLNETHHLFKDFVQRMRPALDIESVATGEHWYGVQAQEKGLVDDVGTSDDLLLNLMEGRELVGVRFTQRKRMLDRFTNSAAESADKLLLRWLQRGQKPLL from the coding sequence GTGGAATTACTTTCTGAATATGGGTTATTTTTGGCCAAAATCGCGACGATAGTCATTGCTATCGCGGTGATCGCTGTTCTGGTTGCCAATCTGACGCAACGTAAGCGTCAGCGTGGTGAGTTACGTATTACCCGCCTAAGTGAGCAATATAAGGAGATGCAGGAAGAGATGTCCCTGGCGTTGCTCGATAGCCATCAACAGAAAATATGGCTGAAAGCACAAAAGAAAAAGCTCAAGCAGGACGCTAAGGCGGCTAAGGCAAAAGCAAAATTACACACTACGCAGGATGATGTTAAACCACGTGTCTATGTTCTGGATTTTAAAGGCAGTATGGATGCGCATGAAGTGACCTCTTTGCGCGAGGAAGTGACTGCCGTGCTGGCTGTTGTGAAACCCGAGGATCAGGTTGTCTTGCGTCTCGAAAGCCCTGGTGGTGTTGTGCATGGCTACGGACTGGCAGCATCGCAATTACAGCGTTTGCGGGAGAAACAGGTCCCACTGACGGTTGCCGTAGATAAAGTGGCGGCGAGTGGTGGTTATATGATGGCCTGTGTCGCCGACAAAATTGTGGCTGCACCGTTTTCTATTATTGGTTCCATCGGCGTGGTCGCGCAGATCCCTAACTTCAATCGATTCCTGAAAAACAAAGAGATCGATATTGAATTGCATACTGCAGGGCAGTACAAACGCACGTTGACGCTGCTGGGTGAGAATACCGATGAAGGTCGTCAAAAATTCCGCGAAGACCTTAACGAAACGCACCACCTCTTTAAAGATTTTGTTCAGCGCATGCGACCTGCTCTTGATATTGAGAGCGTGGCGACCGGTGAACACTGGTACGGGGTGCAGGCGCAGGAGAAAGGGCTGGTGGATGATGTCGGAACGAGTGACGATCTGCTGCTGAACCTGATGGAAGGCCGTGAACTGGTCGGTGTGCGATTTACGCAACGTAAGAGAATGCTCGACCGCTTTACTAACAGCGCGGCAGAGAGTGCCGATAAACTGTTGCTGCGCTGGTTACAGCGCGGTCAGAAACCACTGTTGTAA
- the arsC gene encoding glutaredoxin-dependent arsenate reductase: MTDITIYHNPACGTSRNTLALIRNSGVEPTVILYLETPPDRDTLRKLISAMGISPRALLRQNVEPYVELGLAEERFSDEELIEAMLSHPILINRPIVVTPLGTMLCRPSEVVLDILPDHQRGAFEKEDGEKVVDDAGNRLISK, from the coding sequence ATGACTGATATCACCATTTACCACAATCCAGCCTGCGGAACCTCCCGTAATACGTTGGCGTTGATTCGCAATAGCGGTGTTGAACCTACGGTGATCCTTTATCTGGAAACGCCACCGGATCGGGATACGCTCAGGAAATTGATCAGCGCCATGGGGATCAGCCCACGCGCGCTGTTGCGCCAGAACGTGGAACCCTACGTCGAGCTTGGTTTAGCCGAGGAGCGGTTTAGTGATGAAGAACTTATTGAAGCGATGTTGAGCCATCCGATTCTGATTAACCGTCCTATAGTGGTGACACCATTAGGGACAATGTTATGCAGACCCTCCGAAGTCGTCCTCGATATTTTGCCTGATCATCAACGGGGGGCGTTTGAAAAAGAAGACGGTGAAAAGGTCGTTGACGATGCTGGCAACCGACTGATTTCAAAATAA
- a CDS encoding arsenic transporter → MLLAGAIFVFTIVFVIWQPRGLSIGWSASLGAVLALVSGVIQINDIPVVWHIVWNATAAFIAVIIISLLLDESGFFEWCALHVARWGRGSGRRLFSYIILLGAAVSALFANDGAALILTPIVIAMLLALGFSQATTLAFVMAAGFIADTASLPLIVSNLVNIVSADFFKLGFSDYASVMVPVNLAAIATTLAVLHLFFRRDIPAVYERSRLKIPADAIKDSATFRTGWIVLLLLLTGFFVLEPMGIPVSAIAAAGAFILFLVAKRGHAINTGKVLRGAPWQIVIFSLGMYLVVYGLRNAGLTDSLSGMLNQLASKGIWTAALGTGFLTAFLSSVMNNMPTVLIGALSIEGSTASGIIKEAMIFANVIGCDLGPKITPIGSLATLLWLHVLAQKNVKISWGYYFRVGVVMTIPVLFVTLCALVLRLSISL, encoded by the coding sequence ATGTTATTGGCAGGCGCTATTTTTGTATTCACCATCGTGTTTGTCATCTGGCAACCTCGAGGCCTTAGCATTGGCTGGTCGGCCTCATTGGGTGCTGTTCTGGCTCTGGTCTCAGGGGTTATTCAGATCAACGATATTCCCGTTGTCTGGCACATTGTCTGGAATGCGACTGCGGCTTTTATCGCCGTCATCATTATCAGCCTGTTGTTGGATGAATCAGGTTTTTTTGAGTGGTGTGCATTGCATGTGGCCCGGTGGGGAAGGGGGAGCGGGAGGCGCTTATTTTCATACATTATCTTGCTGGGCGCTGCCGTTTCCGCGCTTTTCGCCAATGACGGCGCTGCACTGATCCTGACACCGATTGTGATAGCCATGCTGTTGGCGTTGGGCTTTAGCCAGGCAACGACCCTGGCGTTTGTCATGGCGGCAGGATTTATTGCTGATACGGCCAGTTTGCCGCTTATCGTCTCGAACCTTGTGAACATTGTTTCTGCTGACTTTTTCAAACTGGGGTTTAGCGATTACGCTTCGGTGATGGTTCCGGTCAATCTTGCTGCTATTGCGACAACACTCGCGGTTCTGCATCTCTTCTTTCGCCGTGACATTCCAGCCGTCTACGAGCGCTCGCGGCTGAAAATACCGGCAGACGCCATAAAAGATAGCGCAACGTTCAGGACCGGGTGGATAGTACTCCTTCTGTTGCTGACGGGCTTTTTTGTTCTGGAGCCGATGGGGATCCCGGTGAGCGCTATTGCTGCAGCCGGGGCTTTCATTCTCTTTCTGGTGGCGAAACGCGGTCATGCAATTAACACAGGTAAAGTACTCCGTGGCGCGCCCTGGCAGATTGTCATTTTCTCGTTAGGGATGTACCTGGTGGTTTATGGTCTGCGCAATGCAGGACTGACCGACTCCCTTTCTGGCATGCTGAATCAGCTTGCGAGTAAAGGGATTTGGACTGCGGCACTGGGAACCGGCTTTCTGACAGCATTCCTGTCATCTGTCATGAACAACATGCCTACCGTACTGATTGGTGCGCTCTCAATTGAGGGCAGTACCGCTTCCGGCATAATTAAGGAAGCCATGATCTTTGCCAATGTGATTGGCTGCGATCTGGGCCCCAAAATCACGCCAATAGGTAGCCTTGCCACATTACTTTGGTTGCATGTTCTTGCTCAGAAAAACGTCAAAATAAGTTGGGGTTATTATTTCCGGGTTGGCGTTGTTATGACGATACCTGTGTTGTTTGTTACCCTCTGCGCGCTGGTTCTCCGCCTGTCGATTTCCCTCTGA
- a CDS encoding YciK family oxidoreductase yields MHYQPQKNLLQNRIILVTGASDGIGREAALTYTRYGASVILLGRNEQKLRDVVQEVENAGGAPASWYTLDLLTCTPESCQELAQRIAAHYPRLDGALHNAGLLGEVRPMDEQDPIIWQHVMQVNINGTFFLTQALLPLLLNSDSGSLVFTSSSVGREGRANWGAYAVSKFATEGMMQVLAEEYQSRHLRVNCINPGGTRTKMRASAFPEEDPQKLKTPAEIMPLYLWLMGDDSRRKTGMTFDAQPGRKPGISQ; encoded by the coding sequence GTGCACTATCAACCGCAAAAAAATCTACTGCAAAACCGGATCATTCTTGTGACAGGGGCCAGCGATGGCATCGGTCGTGAGGCCGCCCTCACATACACACGCTACGGGGCCAGCGTTATCCTGCTTGGTCGTAATGAGCAAAAACTGCGGGATGTGGTGCAAGAAGTCGAAAATGCAGGCGGCGCGCCCGCATCGTGGTATACGCTCGATTTGTTAACCTGCACGCCGGAATCATGTCAGGAGCTTGCACAGCGTATCGCCGCGCATTACCCCCGCCTTGATGGCGCTCTGCATAATGCCGGGCTTCTTGGCGAGGTTCGGCCGATGGATGAACAAGATCCCATAATCTGGCAGCACGTTATGCAGGTCAACATTAACGGAACATTCTTCCTGACACAGGCATTGCTTCCTTTATTACTTAACTCAGATTCTGGTTCCCTGGTCTTTACCTCATCCAGCGTTGGCCGCGAAGGGCGCGCGAACTGGGGAGCCTACGCGGTATCCAAATTCGCCACAGAAGGCATGATGCAAGTCCTGGCAGAGGAGTATCAAAGTCGCCATCTTCGGGTAAATTGCATTAATCCCGGCGGAACACGCACTAAAATGCGTGCCAGTGCATTCCCTGAGGAAGACCCGCAAAAACTCAAAACTCCGGCAGAGATTATGCCGCTCTATCTTTGGCTAATGGGCGACGACAGCCGCCGTAAAACGGGCATGACATTTGATGCCCAACCAGGTCGTAAACCGGGGATTTCACAATGA